Proteins encoded within one genomic window of Fragaria vesca subsp. vesca linkage group LG1, FraVesHawaii_1.0, whole genome shotgun sequence:
- the LOC101299817 gene encoding F-box/kelch-repeat protein At3g06240-like has translation MSDYLPNECLTEILVRVPVKSLLRFSQGERSNLLDQFILFRHYSSYEYCDEDDHGFRTYVTTNDEECFALHKDDESFPHNPTLKLKPAHKFSSEYFRIVGSMNGIVCMVARSECFFWNPSLNKTVKTSFQTGFPSWFPVKQILGFGCDHITKDLKLVRLFYSKEENHYVVPPLVEIFTLSTNSWREVAAPSPMYILVQSKSSPQAFMSGAFHWVAHTPPGQGSSCNVIMAFDMVNEVFYEIALPSCLASKPHLNMTVVLMNGSLSLVPDNEVCLDSYYSGSVWIMKEYGVVESWTKLFDIDVGKQGVSRVITFRNNGELLLIKRWDELFSYEPYTQESRDLHFGGYVRDSDKSTYKNDSYFVDTHMESLVLLNECTDED, from the exons ATGTCTGATTATCTCCCGAATGAATGTTTGACAGAGATACTGGTCAGAGTACCGGTGAAGTCACTGTTGAGATTCAG CCAGGGTGAAAGGAGCAACCTGCTGGACCAGTTTATTTTGTTTCGACATTACTCCTCTTACGAGTATTGTGATGAAGACGACCATGGTTTTCGAACTTATGTCACTACCAATGATGAAGAGTGCTTTGCTTTGCACAAAGATGATGAATCCTTCCCCCACAATCCCACCTTGAAACTCAAGCCGGCACACAAATTCTCGTCGGAGTACTTCCGGATTGTGGGCTCCATGAATGGGATAGTCTGCATGGTCGCAAGGTCGGAGTGTTTTTTCTGGAACCCTTCTTTGAACAAAACAGTGAAGACCTCCTTTCAAACAGGCTTTCCATCGTGGTTTCCTGTTAAACAGATTCTTGGTTTTGGCTGTGACCACATTACCAAGGACCTCAAGCTGGTAAGACTTTTCTATTCCAAGGAAGAAAACCATTATGTTGTTCCACCTCTAGTCGAGATTTTCACCCTCAGTACTAACTCATGGAGAGAAGTTGCCGCCCCCAGTCCTATGTATATTCTGGTGCAAAGTAAGTCTTCACCACAGGCCTTTATGTCAGGTGCATTCCACTGGGTTGCACATACTCCACCAGGACAGGGTTCTTCGTGCAATGTGATCATGGCCTTCGATATGGTCAATGAGGTCTTTTATGAAATTGCACTTCCTAGCTGTTTAGCTTCGAAGCCTCACTTGAATATGACAGTGGTTTTGATGAATGGTTCACTATCTCTGGTCCCGGATAATGAGGTCTGTTTAGATTCATACTACTCAGGCTCCGTGTGGATCATGAAAGAGTATGGCGTGGTAGAATCATGGACTAAGCTATTCGATATTGATGTTGGCAAACAAGGAGTGAGTAGGGTGATCACTTTCAGAAACAACGGAGAACTTCTATTGATCAAACGTTGGGATGAACTGTTCTCATATGAACCCTATACCCAAGAGAGTAGAGATCTTCATTTCGGTGGGTATGTAAGAGATTCTGATAAATCTACTTATAAAAACGACTCATATTTTGTAGATACTCACATGGAGAGCCTTGTTTTGTTGAATGAATGCACTGATGAAGATTAA